In a genomic window of Panthera tigris isolate Pti1 chromosome D4, P.tigris_Pti1_mat1.1, whole genome shotgun sequence:
- the LOC122233111 gene encoding dolichyl-diphosphooligosaccharide--protein glycosyltransferase subunit DAD1-like: MSASVVSVILRFLEEYLSSTPQRLKLLDAYLLYILLTGALQFGYCLLVGTFPFNSFLSGFISCVGSFILAVCLRIQINPQNKADFQGISPERAFADFLFASTILHLVVMNFVG, from the coding sequence ATGTCGGCGTCGGTAGTGTCCGTCATCTTGCGGTTCTTAGAAGAGTACTTGAGCTCCACTCCTCAGCGTCTGAAGTTGCTTGACGCGTACCTCCTGTACATACTGCTGACCGGGGCGCTGCAGTTCGGTTATTGCCTCCTCGTGGGGACCTTCCCCTTCAACTCTTTTCTCTCGGGCTTCATCTCTTGTGTGGGGAGCTTCATCCTAGCGGTTTGTCTCAGGATACAGATCAACCCACAGAACAAAGCGGATTTCCAAGGCATCTCCCCAGAACGAgcttttgctgattttctctTTGCCAGCACCATCCTGCACCTTGTTGTAATGAACTTTGTTGGCTGA